Proteins co-encoded in one Flavobacterium fluviale genomic window:
- a CDS encoding response regulator transcription factor: MKKLLLAEDDFDFAAILKQYLELHQFEVVWAENGEIALEYFKNQTFDICVFDVMMPKLDGFSLAEKIITINPEIPFIFLTARKLKEDKIIGLKLGADDYIVKPFEVDELVLRLQNILKRIEQKRSLEGNNIIEIGSYIFDNERLTLNNKNHVQQLTEKEASLIEYLYLNHNQLLKRDQILMSVWKKDDYFSGRSMDVFISRLRKYFNSDPKIKIESVRNIGLEFKIEKP, translated from the coding sequence TTGAAAAAATTACTTTTAGCTGAAGACGATTTTGATTTTGCAGCAATTTTAAAACAATATTTAGAACTGCATCAATTTGAAGTAGTCTGGGCAGAAAATGGAGAAATAGCTTTAGAGTATTTCAAAAACCAGACTTTTGATATTTGTGTTTTTGATGTGATGATGCCTAAATTGGACGGATTTTCATTGGCCGAAAAAATAATTACAATCAATCCTGAAATTCCATTTATATTCCTGACGGCAAGAAAGTTAAAAGAAGACAAAATAATTGGATTAAAATTAGGTGCAGATGATTATATCGTAAAACCTTTTGAAGTCGATGAACTCGTTCTCCGCTTGCAGAATATCCTTAAAAGAATCGAACAAAAAAGAAGTTTGGAAGGAAATAATATTATTGAAATTGGCTCTTATATTTTTGACAATGAAAGATTAACACTCAACAATAAAAATCACGTACAGCAACTTACAGAGAAAGAAGCTTCTCTAATTGAATATTTGTATCTCAACCATAATCAGTTATTAAAGAGAGATCAAATTTTAATGTCTGTATGGAAAAAAGACGACTATTTCTCAGGCCGAAGCATGGATGTTTTTATCAGCAGACTTAGAAAATATTTCAATTCAGATCCAAAGATAAAAATAGAAAGTGTTCGTAATATTGGCTTAGAATTTAAAATAGAAAAACCTTGA
- a CDS encoding sensor histidine kinase: MKQRINLLIAFSVVALIVLMTVQCYLVKTAYEYKVAQFHTQIKNEIAQISNNYSDIDSALVARKEALYKNLSENYLKGKKSKLDIKNGILENKFQNALTQKIKRKFERDLPNFEIDFAIVLNKFILYKNAAKVDTIFSEKPFIQNKLYGNLTSLNHAFLVRSYVGTTNGNFDNQEYKLLTEDSMYVSVIDWEMIILRRMTFILVLSLLSILTLITLFVIALKALIKQKKVSDVKTDFINNITHELKTPLATLGISTKILEQKNIRDNDENFNAIVNTISRQNNRLQSLIDQVMANSLAENELELQKEKIETEDFLLSIVNDFKITFPKITLKTDFQTQKTILVLDKFHLTTAFLNVLENAVKYGSSTITIKTRIVENQFAVSIEDDGIGIAKNKQSLLFDKFYRVEQGNLHNTKGLGLGLYYVSQIIKAHQGSVNIVSELGKGTQFTILLKV; the protein is encoded by the coding sequence ATGAAGCAAAGAATCAATTTATTAATCGCATTTTCTGTCGTGGCATTAATCGTTTTAATGACGGTACAATGCTATTTGGTAAAAACCGCTTATGAATATAAAGTGGCGCAGTTTCATACGCAGATTAAAAATGAAATTGCACAGATTAGTAATAATTACAGCGATATTGATTCGGCATTGGTTGCTAGAAAAGAAGCACTTTATAAAAATCTGTCTGAGAATTATCTTAAAGGAAAAAAATCCAAACTGGATATTAAAAACGGGATTTTAGAAAATAAATTCCAAAATGCGTTAACACAGAAAATTAAACGAAAATTTGAAAGGGATTTACCTAATTTCGAAATTGATTTTGCGATTGTTCTCAATAAATTCATACTCTACAAAAACGCTGCAAAAGTCGATACCATTTTCTCTGAAAAACCTTTTATCCAAAATAAATTATATGGTAATCTGACTTCGTTAAACCATGCTTTTTTGGTGAGAAGTTATGTTGGAACCACAAACGGAAACTTTGATAATCAAGAATATAAATTATTGACAGAAGATTCGATGTACGTCTCGGTTATCGATTGGGAAATGATTATTTTAAGACGAATGACATTTATTTTGGTTTTGTCTTTATTATCGATTCTCACGCTGATCACACTTTTTGTAATTGCGCTAAAAGCATTAATTAAACAGAAAAAAGTCAGCGATGTTAAAACCGATTTTATCAATAATATCACACACGAACTCAAAACGCCGTTGGCAACTTTAGGCATTTCAACAAAAATTCTGGAACAGAAAAACATTCGTGACAACGATGAAAATTTCAATGCAATTGTCAATACGATTTCGCGTCAGAACAATCGCCTTCAAAGTTTGATTGATCAGGTTATGGCGAATTCTCTGGCAGAAAATGAATTGGAATTACAAAAAGAAAAAATCGAAACCGAAGATTTTTTGCTTTCTATTGTAAATGATTTTAAAATTACATTTCCAAAAATCACTCTAAAAACCGATTTTCAAACGCAGAAAACTATTTTAGTTTTAGATAAATTCCACTTGACAACTGCTTTTTTGAATGTGTTGGAAAATGCCGTAAAATATGGTTCCAGCACGATTACTATTAAAACAAGAATAGTCGAAAATCAGTTTGCAGTCAGCATTGAAGATGATGGAATTGGAATTGCTAAAAACAAACAATCACTACTCTTTGACAAATTCTATCGTGTAGAACAAGGAAACCTTCATAATACAAAAGGTTTAGGATTAGGTTTGTATTATGTTTCTCAAATTATAAAAGCGCATCAGGGCTCTGTTAATATTGTGAGTGAATTAGGAAAAGGAACGCAGTTTACTATTTTATTAAAAGTTTAA
- a CDS encoding outer membrane beta-barrel family protein, whose protein sequence is MNIYLPLKLLVAFMLFCLSFIANAQNEIPKDSLSQKLNEVVITQNKKTFTNSNGNIKVDVANSIYSAIPNPVDLLSRLPLVQVNPNRERISIVGKGNPLIYIDNQRVGINELNALAVADIKTIEIIQNPSSKYEAEGRAVILITRKLSKKDSFKTEISETASFKKHYNNYLGFNSSFKKDKLEWKANLSYNCRNPWENHSIAYQIPQADIISNYDVTANSNVKQYIFGGGLFYKINEEDYVSVNINSNLRNDTFDINTFTFNQNQNDQNNVFTLSDNSSKKNFINSFINYSKKIKAIDTKLLAGFQYSNFNQHLWSLVENNYNETELELSQNRDQKFNVDAFSGRIDLEKKFKNEMNLEYGGLYSAAKSKSNYDVFDYDQNENTTFDYNFKEANLAAYSQLSGKIKKATFSVGLRVENTNVSGKYSTDDAFLIDKNYTNLFPKAQLSFSIDSTKSVSVDYSKSISRPNYSSLSMIAAYINPYFIYGSNINLGPTFMDVISTVFQYHDKFIKLTLYKNKNPVYQDFVFDNQNNVLTFTEKNFQKESGFNIELTLPFTYKFWTNTNSLVFTKNKIEDEKALFNSSKPYLYYYSNNTFKLPKDFTFVLSFWGATKQKEGVFERNAKLIFDMSLAKSFGKNWNCTLSYNDIFKNTIYTERFTINDIGSRARYLVDANEVSITLRYSFGKIKESEFKEKSVNENESRIR, encoded by the coding sequence ATGAATATTTACCTGCCGTTAAAACTTTTAGTTGCGTTCATGCTTTTTTGCCTTTCTTTTATAGCAAACGCGCAAAATGAAATTCCTAAAGATTCTCTTTCGCAAAAACTAAATGAAGTTGTGATTACTCAAAACAAAAAGACTTTTACCAATTCAAACGGAAACATAAAAGTGGATGTTGCCAACTCAATTTACAGCGCAATTCCCAATCCTGTTGATTTGCTTTCCAGACTTCCTTTGGTTCAGGTAAATCCAAATCGTGAAAGAATTTCGATTGTAGGCAAGGGAAATCCGCTTATTTATATCGACAATCAAAGAGTGGGAATAAATGAGTTGAATGCTTTGGCTGTCGCTGATATCAAAACGATTGAAATCATTCAAAATCCGTCTTCAAAATATGAAGCTGAGGGACGTGCCGTAATTTTGATTACCAGAAAATTGAGTAAAAAAGATAGCTTTAAAACGGAAATTTCCGAAACCGCATCTTTTAAGAAACATTACAATAACTATTTGGGTTTTAATTCTAGTTTTAAAAAAGATAAACTAGAATGGAAAGCCAATCTCAGTTACAATTGCCGTAATCCTTGGGAAAATCACAGTATTGCTTACCAGATTCCGCAAGCCGATATTATTTCTAATTATGATGTAACGGCCAATTCAAACGTCAAACAGTATATTTTTGGAGGTGGTTTGTTTTACAAAATAAACGAAGAAGATTATGTTTCGGTCAATATAAATTCTAATCTTCGAAACGATACTTTTGATATTAATACTTTTACCTTCAACCAAAATCAAAATGATCAAAATAATGTTTTTACTCTAAGTGATAATTCGAGTAAAAAGAATTTTATCAATTCATTTATCAATTATTCAAAAAAAATAAAAGCAATTGATACCAAGCTTTTGGCAGGTTTTCAGTATTCCAATTTCAATCAGCATTTGTGGAGTTTGGTTGAAAATAATTATAATGAAACCGAATTAGAATTATCTCAAAACCGTGATCAAAAATTTAATGTTGATGCTTTTTCGGGAAGAATTGATTTAGAAAAAAAGTTTAAAAACGAAATGAATTTAGAATACGGCGGACTTTATTCTGCCGCAAAATCTAAATCTAATTATGATGTCTTTGATTATGATCAAAATGAAAACACCACTTTTGACTATAACTTTAAAGAAGCCAATTTAGCAGCATATTCCCAGCTTTCTGGAAAAATTAAAAAAGCAACATTCTCGGTTGGACTTAGAGTTGAAAACACCAATGTCAGCGGGAAATACAGCACAGATGATGCTTTTTTAATTGATAAAAACTATACCAATCTTTTTCCTAAGGCACAATTATCGTTTTCAATAGACAGTACAAAAAGTGTAAGTGTAGATTATTCGAAAAGCATTTCGAGACCCAACTATTCTTCTTTAAGTATGATTGCAGCTTACATAAATCCGTACTTTATTTATGGAAGCAATATCAATTTAGGACCGACATTTATGGATGTTATTTCAACAGTTTTTCAGTATCATGACAAGTTTATAAAACTGACCTTATACAAAAATAAAAATCCTGTGTATCAAGATTTTGTTTTTGATAATCAAAATAATGTGCTGACTTTTACGGAGAAAAATTTCCAAAAGGAATCAGGATTTAATATTGAGTTGACACTGCCTTTTACTTATAAATTTTGGACGAACACAAACTCTTTAGTTTTTACTAAAAACAAAATTGAAGATGAAAAAGCATTATTCAATTCGTCCAAACCTTATTTATATTATTACTCTAACAATACTTTCAAACTCCCAAAAGATTTTACATTCGTTCTGTCTTTTTGGGGAGCAACGAAACAAAAAGAAGGTGTTTTTGAACGAAATGCAAAGTTGATTTTTGATATGTCTCTCGCAAAATCTTTCGGTAAAAACTGGAATTGTACTTTAAGCTATAATGATATTTTTAAAAATACGATTTATACAGAGAGATTTACAATCAATGACATAGGATCTAGAGCGAGATATCTGGTTGATGCGAATGAAGTTTCTATTACACTTCGTTATTCTTTTGGAAAAATAAAAGAAAGTGAATTTAAAGAAAAAAGTGTGAATGAAAATGAGAGCAGGATTCGTTAG
- a CDS encoding RsmD family RNA methyltransferase, with translation MRIISGKYKGRRIFPPKNLPVRPTTDMSKEALFNVLNNHFSFDSLKVLDLFSGTGNISYEFASRGSAPITSVDGDFGCVKFIKQISSEYDFDIAATKSDVFKFLENCKTTYDIIFADPPYGLDQATFEKVVLTVFEKGLLEDDGMMIIEHSKYTKMDHLSNFSFQKSYGGSFFSFFELNSTDDDEELPHDSSKKDTEEDEG, from the coding sequence ATGAGAATCATTTCAGGAAAATACAAAGGACGCAGAATTTTTCCGCCAAAAAATCTACCTGTAAGACCAACTACTGATATGAGTAAAGAAGCATTGTTTAATGTTTTGAATAATCATTTTAGTTTTGACAGCTTAAAGGTTCTGGATTTATTTTCGGGAACAGGTAACATCAGTTATGAATTCGCTTCACGCGGAAGCGCGCCAATTACATCTGTTGACGGTGATTTCGGCTGTGTGAAATTCATCAAACAAATTTCATCAGAATATGATTTTGATATTGCTGCGACTAAAAGTGATGTTTTTAAATTTCTGGAAAACTGCAAAACTACCTACGATATTATTTTTGCCGATCCGCCATACGGATTGGATCAGGCTACTTTCGAAAAAGTTGTTTTAACGGTTTTTGAAAAAGGTTTACTAGAAGATGATGGCATGATGATTATCGAGCATTCAAAGTATACTAAAATGGATCATTTGAGTAATTTTTCTTTTCAAAAAAGTTACGGCGGTTCGTTTTTTAGTTTCTTCGAACTAAATTCAACCGATGATGATGAAGAATTACCACACGACAGCTCTAAAAAAGATACTGAAGAAGACGAAGGATAG
- a CDS encoding LysM peptidoglycan-binding domain-containing protein, whose protein sequence is MSLQDKYRDVTDLAGELGIANLQVREQDNVLYIDGKAKSAADKEKLWDAYNKIDPDYRSADVVMNIEVAEGATTDYTVKSGDSLSKIGKEFGVSWQTIFEANKDVISNPDLIQPGWKLKIPTA, encoded by the coding sequence ATGAGTTTACAAGATAAATATAGAGATGTGACAGATTTGGCGGGAGAATTAGGAATTGCCAATTTGCAGGTAAGAGAACAAGATAATGTTTTGTACATTGATGGTAAAGCAAAATCGGCGGCAGATAAAGAAAAACTGTGGGATGCTTATAATAAAATAGATCCAGATTACAGATCGGCAGATGTTGTAATGAATATCGAAGTTGCGGAAGGAGCAACAACAGATTATACGGTGAAAAGCGGAGATTCTCTTTCGAAAATCGGAAAAGAATTTGGAGTTTCATGGCAAACCATCTTTGAAGCTAATAAAGATGTTATTTCAAATCCAGACTTGATTCAGCCTGGTTGGAAATTGAAAATACCAACGGCATAA
- a CDS encoding cation:dicarboxylate symporter family transporter, protein MNISTPNPSSKTKKNLFRAVITNLTFWVLIAIIAGILLGHFSPENGMKMEVLGKRFVDLIKLFIGPIIFLTIVLGISGMGNLKKVGRIGIKALAYFEVVSTVALAIGVAVAYLFQPGKIDKSGLTLGDASQYTNASAENFSWLQFFFSNFTLQVLLAAIICGIVLNFYKKREQTILVLERFSKVVFTCLKYVMYLAPIGAFGGMAYTIGKFGLETLIPLGKLMLCVYLTMALFVFLILGSILRYYKISILSILKYIKEELLLVLGTSSSEAALPSIMVKLERMGCSKSVVGLVIPTGYSFNLDGTSIYLSMSVIFLAQLYDVHLSFFEILTVIGILMITSKGAAGVTGSGFIVLASTLTALHKIPVEGLAFLLGVDKFMSEARAITNLIGNTVATIVISKTERDFTELDLDPVLEE, encoded by the coding sequence ATGAATATTTCTACTCCAAATCCCTCTTCCAAAACTAAGAAAAATCTTTTCCGTGCTGTAATTACCAATTTGACTTTTTGGGTTTTAATTGCAATTATCGCGGGTATCCTGCTCGGACATTTTTCGCCGGAAAATGGTATGAAAATGGAAGTTTTGGGCAAAAGATTCGTTGATCTTATCAAGCTTTTTATCGGTCCGATTATTTTCCTGACGATTGTTTTGGGAATTTCTGGAATGGGAAATTTAAAGAAAGTGGGTCGAATTGGTATTAAAGCCCTTGCATATTTTGAAGTTGTTTCTACAGTCGCTTTGGCAATTGGCGTTGCTGTTGCTTATTTATTTCAACCGGGAAAAATTGATAAATCGGGATTGACTCTAGGAGATGCAAGTCAATATACAAATGCCAGTGCAGAGAACTTTTCGTGGCTTCAGTTTTTCTTTTCCAATTTTACGCTGCAGGTTTTGCTGGCAGCAATTATTTGTGGAATTGTCCTGAACTTTTATAAAAAAAGAGAACAAACTATTCTGGTCTTAGAGCGTTTTTCCAAAGTTGTTTTTACCTGTTTAAAATATGTAATGTATTTAGCGCCAATTGGTGCATTTGGCGGGATGGCATACACAATTGGAAAATTCGGATTAGAAACTTTAATTCCGCTTGGGAAATTAATGCTTTGTGTGTATTTAACTATGGCGCTTTTTGTATTTTTAATTTTAGGAAGTATCCTGCGATACTACAAAATCAGTATTCTTTCGATTTTAAAATATATAAAAGAAGAACTTTTACTGGTTTTAGGAACTTCCTCATCAGAAGCTGCTTTGCCGAGTATTATGGTAAAACTAGAAAGAATGGGGTGCAGTAAATCGGTTGTAGGATTAGTAATTCCAACTGGATATTCTTTCAATCTTGATGGAACTTCGATTTATCTTTCAATGTCAGTAATTTTCTTAGCGCAGCTCTACGATGTACATTTGAGTTTTTTTGAAATCCTCACTGTCATCGGAATTCTAATGATTACATCAAAAGGCGCTGCAGGAGTTACTGGAAGCGGATTTATTGTTCTAGCATCTACATTAACGGCGCTTCATAAAATTCCCGTTGAAGGTTTGGCCTTTTTATTGGGAGTTGATAAATTTATGAGTGAAGCACGTGCGATCACCAATCTTATAGGAAATACAGTTGCTACAATTGTAATTTCGAAAACTGAAAGAGATTTTACAGAATTGGATCTCGATCCAGTTTTAGAAGAGTAG
- a CDS encoding SH3 domain-containing protein, which produces MKRMYHYATVSKALDQLNEKGFTCDFNRNADMIKKNPEKFEIVHVYRYEGESDPADEAVVYGIKSTSGKKGVYVAGFSADSDQETAKFLFDLSIRGR; this is translated from the coding sequence ATGAAAAGAATGTATCATTACGCAACTGTCTCAAAGGCTTTAGATCAATTGAATGAAAAAGGATTTACCTGCGATTTTAATCGAAATGCAGACATGATTAAAAAGAATCCTGAGAAATTTGAAATTGTTCATGTGTATCGATACGAAGGGGAATCAGACCCTGCGGATGAGGCAGTTGTATACGGAATTAAATCTACGAGTGGTAAAAAGGGCGTGTATGTAGCTGGCTTTTCAGCCGATTCAGATCAGGAAACAGCTAAATTTTTATTTGATTTAAGTATTAGAGGAAGGTAA
- a CDS encoding BON domain-containing protein, which translates to MKIKSILLGIGLFVSLAACAPKDADIEKAISEKLSDTPNIQVTVHDGVATITGTCDDEIFKKNIEKSVRATKGVKSVVNTCEIARANQEPAAEAVVINPDTELDKSIHKVVDAYDGVSATVVGGVVTLSGEIKRDKLQPLMQSIQELKPKKVDNKLIIK; encoded by the coding sequence ATGAAAATCAAATCAATTTTATTGGGAATCGGTCTTTTTGTTTCACTTGCGGCATGCGCACCTAAAGATGCAGATATAGAAAAAGCAATCAGCGAAAAATTAAGCGACACGCCAAATATACAAGTTACAGTACATGACGGAGTGGCGACAATAACAGGAACCTGCGACGACGAAATCTTCAAAAAAAATATTGAAAAAAGTGTAAGAGCAACTAAGGGTGTAAAATCTGTAGTAAACACCTGCGAAATTGCGAGAGCCAATCAAGAACCTGCAGCAGAAGCCGTTGTCATTAATCCGGATACAGAGCTAGATAAATCCATTCATAAAGTGGTAGATGCTTATGATGGAGTAAGTGCTACGGTTGTAGGAGGCGTTGTAACACTTTCTGGAGAAATTAAAAGAGATAAACTACAGCCTTTAATGCAAAGCATTCAGGAATTGAAACCCAAAAAAGTTGATAACAAATTAATCATTAAATAA